A genomic segment from Sciurus carolinensis chromosome 1, mSciCar1.2, whole genome shotgun sequence encodes:
- the C1H1orf159 gene encoding uncharacterized protein C1orf159 homolog isoform X1, translated as MALQRFTLLAGLLVGVASKSTESEAQQPECCVDVMDANTTCPGTGLCGPGCYRRWNADGSTSCIRCRNGTLPGYNSSECRNLAAWSGQFPVNRSTGLPGRPHFGGPHVAASLFLGTFFISAGLILSVAGFFYLKRSSKLPRVFSRRDKAPALQPGEVAAMIPPPQSSGVETERGEPSTGPDLPLHPLQPCSSPALLESAKAKIRQARAASGQGRGPFCLLHSGGPCQQRLTWKLTKTPPPASVEARGPFNEPSSPLDEPCTQRAMSPGVWDRPDLAPSKEGGQPILKPGPHPQPPWRYKGTCPQLTP; from the exons ATGGCACTGCAGCGCTTCACGCTCCTGGCTGGCCTTCTGGTGGGAGTTGCCAGCAAATCCACAGAAAGCGAG GCCCAGCAGCCTGAGTGCTGTGTGGACGTGATGGACGCCAACACCACATGCCCAGGCACAGGCCTGTGTGGCCCAG GCTGCTACAGGCGCTGGAACGCGGATGGGAGCACCAGTTGCATCCGGTGCAGGAATGGGACGTTGCCGGGCTATAACAGCTCCGAGTGCAGAAACC tTGCTGCGTGGAGTGGGCAGTTCCCCGTGAACAGGAGCACAGGGCTGCCTGGACGGCCGCATTTTG GGGGTCCCCACGTGGCAGCTTCCCTCTTCCTGGGGACGTTCTTCATCAGCGCGGGACTCATCCTCTCTGTGGCTGGGTTCTTCTACCTCAAGCGCTCCAGTAAGCTCCCCAGGGTCTTCTCCAGGAGAGACAAAG CCCCGGCCCTGCAGCCTGGCGAAGTC GCTGCGATGATCCCCCCACCACAGTCCTCAG GTGTTGAGACTGAGAGAGGAGAACCCAGCACAGGGCCTGACCTTCCCCTGCACCCCCTCCAGCCCTGCTCAAGTCCAGCTCTGCTTGAAAG TGCGAAAGCCAAGATACGTCAGGCGCGAGCGGCCTCTGGACAGGGCCGTGGACCCTTCTGCCTTCTCCACAGCGGAGGCCCGTGTCAGCAACGTCTGACCTGGAAGCTGACCAAGACTCCACCACCTGCATCAGTGGAGGCCAGAGGACCCTTCAATGAGCCCAGCAGCCCCCTTGATGAGCCCTGCACACAAAGGGCCATGTCACCTGGGGTTTGGGACAGGCCGGACCTGGCTCCCA GTAAAGAGGGAGGCCAGCCAATCCTGAAGCCCGGGCCACACCCCCAGCCGCCCTGGAGGTATAAAGGCACCTGCCCGCAGCTCACGCCCTGA
- the C1H1orf159 gene encoding uncharacterized protein C1orf159 homolog isoform X3 has protein sequence MALQRFTLLAGLLVGVASKSTESEAQQPECCVDVMDANTTCPGTGLCGPGCYRRWNADGSTSCIRCRNGTLPGYNSSECRNLAAWSGQFPVNRSTGLPGRPHFGGPHVAASLFLGTFFISAGLILSVAGFFYLKRSSKLPRVFSRRDKAPALQPGEVAAMIPPPQSSGVETERGEPSTGPDLPLHPLQPCSSPALLESAKAKIRQARAASGQGRGPFCLLHSGGPCQQRLTWKLTKTPPPASVEARGPFNEPSSPLDEPCTQRAMSPGVWDRPDLAPSE, from the exons ATGGCACTGCAGCGCTTCACGCTCCTGGCTGGCCTTCTGGTGGGAGTTGCCAGCAAATCCACAGAAAGCGAG GCCCAGCAGCCTGAGTGCTGTGTGGACGTGATGGACGCCAACACCACATGCCCAGGCACAGGCCTGTGTGGCCCAG GCTGCTACAGGCGCTGGAACGCGGATGGGAGCACCAGTTGCATCCGGTGCAGGAATGGGACGTTGCCGGGCTATAACAGCTCCGAGTGCAGAAACC tTGCTGCGTGGAGTGGGCAGTTCCCCGTGAACAGGAGCACAGGGCTGCCTGGACGGCCGCATTTTG GGGGTCCCCACGTGGCAGCTTCCCTCTTCCTGGGGACGTTCTTCATCAGCGCGGGACTCATCCTCTCTGTGGCTGGGTTCTTCTACCTCAAGCGCTCCAGTAAGCTCCCCAGGGTCTTCTCCAGGAGAGACAAAG CCCCGGCCCTGCAGCCTGGCGAAGTC GCTGCGATGATCCCCCCACCACAGTCCTCAG GTGTTGAGACTGAGAGAGGAGAACCCAGCACAGGGCCTGACCTTCCCCTGCACCCCCTCCAGCCCTGCTCAAGTCCAGCTCTGCTTGAAAG TGCGAAAGCCAAGATACGTCAGGCGCGAGCGGCCTCTGGACAGGGCCGTGGACCCTTCTGCCTTCTCCACAGCGGAGGCCCGTGTCAGCAACGTCTGACCTGGAAGCTGACCAAGACTCCACCACCTGCATCAGTGGAGGCCAGAGGACCCTTCAATGAGCCCAGCAGCCCCCTTGATGAGCCCTGCACACAAAGGGCCATGTCACCTGGGGTTTGGGACAGGCCGGACCTGGCTCCCAGTGAGTGA
- the C1H1orf159 gene encoding uncharacterized protein C1orf159 homolog isoform X4, producing MALQRFTLLAGLLVGVASKSTESEAQQPECCVDVMDANTTCPGTGLCGPGCYRRWNADGSTSCIRCRNGTLPGYNSSECRNLAAWSGQFPVNRSTGLPGRPHFGGPHVAASLFLGTFFISAGLILSVAGFFYLKRSSKLPRVFSRRDKAPALQPGEVAAMIPPPQSSVRKPRYVRRERPLDRAVDPSAFSTAEARVSNV from the exons ATGGCACTGCAGCGCTTCACGCTCCTGGCTGGCCTTCTGGTGGGAGTTGCCAGCAAATCCACAGAAAGCGAG GCCCAGCAGCCTGAGTGCTGTGTGGACGTGATGGACGCCAACACCACATGCCCAGGCACAGGCCTGTGTGGCCCAG GCTGCTACAGGCGCTGGAACGCGGATGGGAGCACCAGTTGCATCCGGTGCAGGAATGGGACGTTGCCGGGCTATAACAGCTCCGAGTGCAGAAACC tTGCTGCGTGGAGTGGGCAGTTCCCCGTGAACAGGAGCACAGGGCTGCCTGGACGGCCGCATTTTG GGGGTCCCCACGTGGCAGCTTCCCTCTTCCTGGGGACGTTCTTCATCAGCGCGGGACTCATCCTCTCTGTGGCTGGGTTCTTCTACCTCAAGCGCTCCAGTAAGCTCCCCAGGGTCTTCTCCAGGAGAGACAAAG CCCCGGCCCTGCAGCCTGGCGAAGTC GCTGCGATGATCCCCCCACCACAGTCCTCAG TGCGAAAGCCAAGATACGTCAGGCGCGAGCGGCCTCTGGACAGGGCCGTGGACCCTTCTGCCTTCTCCACAGCGGAGGCCCGTGTCAGCAACGTCTGA
- the C1H1orf159 gene encoding uncharacterized protein C1orf159 homolog isoform X2: protein MALQRFTLLAGLLVGVASKSTESEAQQPECCVDVMDANTTCPGTGLCGPGCYRRWNADGSTSCIRCRNGTLPGYNSSECRNLAAWSGQFPVNRSTGLPGRPHFGGPHVAASLFLGTFFISAGLILSVAGFFYLKRSSKLPRVFSRRDKAPALQPGEVAAMIPPPQSSGVETERGEPSTGPDLPLHPLQPCSSPALLERCLRWLGPRGRAHPSSLHSRSFFSDSSGISKLEIKGPSCLLSSWGSGVSEFVAASPLSLPSRLSFLCFPLGRTQVIGFRACLVDSGQPHLRSKSHLHRPVS from the exons ATGGCACTGCAGCGCTTCACGCTCCTGGCTGGCCTTCTGGTGGGAGTTGCCAGCAAATCCACAGAAAGCGAG GCCCAGCAGCCTGAGTGCTGTGTGGACGTGATGGACGCCAACACCACATGCCCAGGCACAGGCCTGTGTGGCCCAG GCTGCTACAGGCGCTGGAACGCGGATGGGAGCACCAGTTGCATCCGGTGCAGGAATGGGACGTTGCCGGGCTATAACAGCTCCGAGTGCAGAAACC tTGCTGCGTGGAGTGGGCAGTTCCCCGTGAACAGGAGCACAGGGCTGCCTGGACGGCCGCATTTTG GGGGTCCCCACGTGGCAGCTTCCCTCTTCCTGGGGACGTTCTTCATCAGCGCGGGACTCATCCTCTCTGTGGCTGGGTTCTTCTACCTCAAGCGCTCCAGTAAGCTCCCCAGGGTCTTCTCCAGGAGAGACAAAG CCCCGGCCCTGCAGCCTGGCGAAGTC GCTGCGATGATCCCCCCACCACAGTCCTCAG GTGTTGAGACTGAGAGAGGAGAACCCAGCACAGGGCCTGACCTTCCCCTGCACCCCCTCCAGCCCTGCTCAAGTCCAGCTCTGCTTGAAAG GTGCCTCCGGTGGCTGGGCCCCCGTGGCAGAGCACACCCCAGCAGCCTGCACAGCAGGAGCTTTTTCTCTGACAGCTCTGGCATCTCGAAGTTAGAAATCAAGGGACCGTCCTGCCtcctcagctcctggggctcagGTGTCTCTGAGTTTGTGGCCGCATCACCTCTGTCTTTGCCGTCAcgtctctcttttctctgcttccccCTGGGGAGGACACaggtcattggatttagggcctGCCTGGTTGATTCGGGACAGCCTCATCTGAGATCTAAGTCACATCTGCACAGACCTGTTTCCTGA
- the Rnf223 gene encoding RING finger protein 223, whose translation MSTGQQGWRSVVPAPCRRGSTASSPRSPSTPGSEKVASPLECSICFSGYDNIFKTPKELSCTHVFCLECLARLAAAQPAGSGSEAVPCPFCRKPTAVPAAGAPALRTSRQLQARMPAHLQREEPVWLEGTKLCCRPLSATPGREAPGFVCVDVGLSKPAEPAPPAPAPDLAPRWSRLARCWARCRDWRRLALVSVLLLVLFCVVLWPVQCALKTGNLRCLPPRPTASSTAAAFSLEPLANN comes from the coding sequence ATGTCGACAGGCCAGCAGGGGTGGCGCTCGGTGGTGCCAGCCCCCTGCCGGCGCGGTTCCACGGCCTCGTCGCCCAGATCGCCCAGCACGCCTGGCTCAGAGAAGGTGGCCTCCCCGCTGGAGTGCTCCATCTGCTTCTCGGGCTACGACAACATCTTCAAGACGCCCAAGGAGCTGTCCTGCACCCACGTCTTCTGCCTGGAGTGCCTGGCCCGGCTGGCGGCTGCCCAGCCCGCAGGCTCCGGCAGCGAGGCTGTGCCTTGCCCATTCTGCCGGAAGCCCACAGCCGTGCCCGCCGCTGGGGCCCCTGCGCTGCGTACCAGCCGCCAGCTGCAGGCCAGGATGCCCGCACACCTGCAGCGGGAGGAGCCGGTGTGGCTGGAGGGCACCAAGCTGTGCTGCCGCCCGCTGTCTGCCACGCCCGGCCGTGAGGCACCCGGCTTTGTGTGTGTGGACGTGGGCCTGAGCAAGCCCGCCGAGCCTGCCCCACCTGCGCCTGCCCCCGACCTGGCCCCACGGTGGAGCCGCCTGGCCCGCTGCTGGGCACGCTGCAGGGACTGGCGGCGCCTGGCCTTGGTCTCCGTCCTGCTGCTGGTGCTGTTCTGCGTGGTGCTCTGGCCTGTGCAGTGTGCGCTCAAGACTGGGAACCTGCGCTGCCTCCCCCCACGGCCCACTGCCTCCAGCACTGCCGCCGCCTTCTCCCTCGAGCCCCTGGCCAACAACTag